The nucleotide window AGTAAGATTTTCCTGAAATAGCAGGACTTAGTTTTAGGATTTCCTGATATATGAGGATAACAGAATAGGGGAAAGATAGTTTCTGCCGTAACGCAGCAAAAAAATAATCGTTGATTCTACGCGTATAAGGCCGTTTTTAAGGAAAATTAATGCGGTTTTAATCGGTTGGCACACGGTTAGGTAAAGGGCGGGCACCAACAAGCTGTATTCCGATGCTTTCCCGACCAACATTTGCTGCTCCGCTTTTAGCCCTTGGGCTAGCCTCGGTAGCCGGCACGGCCCACGCACAAGGGCCGATTATCGCTGATTCTCTGGCCTTAGATGGTACTATCCGGGCGGTGCTGGATGCCAACCCCGCTATTACGACCCTCGAAGAAGAAGTAAACGCGGCTACCAGCCGGGTAACCCAGAGCCGGGGCGGTTTTCTGCCCCAAGTAACGGGCACGGCCACCTATACCCGCATCGACCCGGTGGTGAAGCTGCAGATAGCGCCCGACGCGCCCGCCTTCCAGTTTCAGCCCAACAACAACTACGACGCCCACATCACCCTGCAATACGGGCTGCTGGACTTCGGCAAGAAGGACGCCACTTACAACCTGGCCGAAAGCCGCCGCATTACGGCCGTTGACAACATCAACGTGACTAAGCGCGACCTGGCTTACTCGGCGGCGCAGGTGTACTACAACATCCTGTTCGTGCGCGAGAGCATCAAGGTGCAGGACGCCCAGATTGCCTCCCTGCGCCAGCACCAGCGCGAAATGGAAAAGCGAGTGGAAGGCGGCGTCAGCACCAAGTTTGACGTGACGACCACGCAGGTGCGCATCACCCAGGCCCAAAACACCCGCATCGACCTGGAAAATCAGCTCCAGAACCAGCAGGTGCAGCTGGCCCGCCTGCTCCACAAGCCCGAGTATACGAACGTGCCCGTGCGCGGCGCTTTCACCTACAACCCCCAGGCGGTGGACGTGAATGCGGCCTTGAACCAAGCCGTAGAAAACCGCCCCGAGGTAAAGCTGGCCCGCGACGCCGAGCAAAGCGCCAACCTCAACCTGAAGCTTATTGAGCGCAGCAACATGCCGGTGCTGGGCATCGGTGGCCAGGTAGGCGCCAAGAACGGCTACCAGCCCGAGCTTAATAAAATCCGGCCCAACACCGTGGGCGTGGTGCAGCTGAACGTGCCCATCTACGACGGTAACCGCAACAAAAACCAGCGCGTGGAAGCTCTGGCAAACATCCGCGGAGCGCAGTCGCGCATTCAGGACACCCAGGAGCAGATCCGGGCCGACGTGCGGCAGGCCGCCAACAACCTGCAGTCGAGCACGGCGCGCTACGAAAACGCCCAGGTGCAGATTGCCCAGGCTACCGACGCCCTGACCCGTGCCAAGGCCCGCTACCGCTACGACGTAGGCACCAATCTCGACGTGCTGGATGCTGAGACCTCCCTGGCTCAGGCCCGCCTGGCCCGCCTGCAGGCTATTTATAACTACACCCTGGGTCAGTACCAGCTCAAGCGCGCCACCGGCGAGCAGATTTGGTAACGGTGAGGTGGTGAATTGGTGAACTGGTGAGTTGTCGTGCAAGCGGCACTAACTGCACCACCAAAACCTCAAACTCACCATTTCACCATCTCACAATTTCACCTCGTATGACTCTCTCGCTCATTTTTTGCCCGATTGACTTCTCGGTGGCTACGGCGTCATTGGTGGCGTATGCGGCCACCTTGGCGGCGGGAGCGAAGGCCGAGCTGCGGCTCCTGCACGTGCTGCAGCCACAGCCGGCCCTGGCTACCGACAGCTCGGACCTGGCCCTGGCTTCCCAGATGGCCCACCACCGGGCCGCGGCCGAGCAGCTGGGTGCCCACGTGACTACCAGCCTGTTGCGCGGAGAAGCCGCCCCTGAAATCGTGGCGGCGGCCCGTCGCCACGCCGCTGATTTAATCGTAATAGGAGCACACGGCCAAACCGGGCTGACCCGCTTTCTGATGGGCAGCACCGCCGAGGCCGTGGTACGCACGGCTCCGTGCGCTACACTGCTCGTCAACGCGCAGAGCACCGGTGAATTCCGGAAGTCTGCCTAACGGAACGGCCGCGCCCAGGCCGGCTTTCCAGCTTACACACAACAAAACGAACAACTACTTACTGACCCATTTCCATGGCAACTCCCGTTCAACAAGATCAGGCCACGGCACCTCACCAGACTTCAGCTCCAGTGTATGAGCCGGAAGAGCAGGAAGGCCGCTCGAAGCGCCCTTTCATCTTTATTATTCTAGCGCTGGTATTGCTCGTTGGCGGATATTTTGGCTATCAGCGCTACCAGTTCGGCCAGGCCCACGAGGAAACCGACGACGCCCAGGTGGAAGGCGACGTATACCCAATTCTGCCCCGCGTAGCTGGCCCCGTGCTGGAAGTAAAGGTGGAAGACAACCAGCCCGTGAAAAAGGGTGACGTCCTGGCCATTCTCGACGCGGCTGACTACCAGCAGCGCGTAAATGCCGCGGAGGCCGCCCTGGCCGCTGCTCAGGCCAACGTAACGGCTGCCCGTGCCGGCGTCGGCACGGCCTCGGCCAACGTAAGCACCGCCCAGGCTACCATCGGGGTGAGTGACGCCAACCGCTCCCGCCTCGAAAAAGACTTGAAGCGCAGCGCCTTCCTGCGTAAGGAAGACATCATTCCGCAGAGCGAATACGACGCGGTGCAGGCCAACCTGAAGTCGACCAGCGCCCAGCGCGCCACGGCGCAGCAGCAGGTGCAGGTAGCCCGCCAGCAGGTGGCCGCCGCCCAGCAGCAGGTAGCCGTAGCCCAGGCCGTGGTGAAGCAGCGTCAGGCCGACCTCGACAACGCCAAGCTGCAGCTGAGCTACACCACCATCACGGCCCCGGCCAACGGAGTAGTAAGCAAGAAGAACGTGCAGCCCGGCCAGATTGTAAGCCCTGGCCAGCAACTCATGGGCCTGGTAGCTTCCGAGAAAACCTGGGTTATTGCCAATTTCAAGGAAACCCAGCTGGAAAACATGAAGGTAAACCAGCCCGTGACGGTTGAAGTGGATGCATACCCCAACGAGGAGTTTGTGGGCCACATCGAGTCGCTGTCGGCTGCTACCGGCGCCCGTTTTGCCCTGCTGCCCCCCGACAACGCCTCCGGTAACTTCGTGAAAGTAACCCAGCGCGTACCCGTGAAAATCGTGCTCGACAAAGCTGACCCCGAGCACCCGCTGCGCGCCGGTATGAGCGTGACGGCCACGGTAAAGGTAAAATAAGTTTAGTACGGGGGCTTAGGGTGGGCGCACGGTCATCGGTGATGATCCTGCCCGCACTAAGCCCCAGTATTTTAAACCTTAAGTACTACAACATTGGAAACCGGATTTACCAAGTGGATCATCGTTATTACGGTGGTACTCTGCTGTTTGCTGGAGCTTATCGACACGAGTATCGTGAACGTGGCTTTGACCCAAATGATGGGCAACCTCTCAGCTACCCAGCAGGAAGTAACCTGGGTAATTGCCTCCTATGGCATTGCCAACGTTATTGTGATTCCCATGACGGGCTTTTTGGCTGAGCAATTCGGCCGCCGCAACTACTACTTTGTGTCGGTGGTAATCTTCACGCTGGCTTCCATTGCCTGCGGCCAGAGCACCAACATCTGGGAGCTGGTGGCTTTCCGCTTCATTCAGGGCATCGGGGGCGGCGCGTTGATGGCTACTTCGCAGGCCATCTTGATTGATACCTTTCCGCCCAAGCAGCTTCCGCTGGGTCAGGCCTTGTTTGGCATGGGTGTTATCATTGGCCCTACCATCGGCCCAACGCTGGGCGGCTACATCGTGGATAACTACGACTGGCCCTGGATTTTCTACGTCAACGTGCCCGTAGGCGTAATGGCCTCCATCTTTACCATCCTGTTTATCCGGGACCCGAGCGGATCAAGAATGCCATTCCGCGGCCGTTGCGGGAAATTGACTGGGCCGGCATTTTTCTGCTGATTCTGGGCGTGGGCTCCTTGCAGCTGGTACTGGAGCAGGGCGAAACCGAAGACTGGTTTGAAAGCGCCTATATCAACAGCTTTACGGCCTTGGCTATCATTGGAATGGTGGGTTTTGTGTGGCGGGAACTCACGGCCGCGCAGCCCATCGTGGATCTGCGGGTGCTGGGCAAGAGCCGCAACCTGGCCGTCGGCGCGGTGCTCTCGTTCGTGCTGGGCTTCGGCATGTTTGCCTCGGTGTTCATCTTCCCGATTTTCACCCAGCGCATTTTGGGCTTTAGCGCGGCCCAAACGGGCTATATCCTGCTGCCTGGTGCCTTGGCTTCGGGCATGATGATGCCCATCATCGGCAAGATGCTGCAGGCCGGCGTGCCCCAGAAATACATGATTCCGGTGGGCTTCTCTATCTTCTTCGTCTTCACCTTCTGGATGGCCAAAATCATTTCGCCCACCGCCGGTGAGGAAGACTTCTTCTGGCCTTTGATGGTGCGCGGCCTGGGTATGGGCCTGATCTTCCTGCCCATCACGACCATGAGTCTGGCTGGTCTGAAGGGCAAGGACGCAGGCCAGGCGGCCGGTCTCACCGGTATGATTCGCCAGCTCGGCGGCTCGTTCGGAGTAGCCATCGTGGGTACCTACCTAGAGCGTAGCATTGCCCAGAACCGCATCAGCCCGCTGGCTCATATCTCGCTCTACGACACCAACACGGTGCAGCGCATTCAGGCATTCACGGCCAACTTTATGTCGCGCGGCTTCTCCTTTGAGCAAGCCCAGAAGCAGGCTTATGCAGCCCTGGAAGGCATTCTGATGAAGCAGGTTTCCATTATTACCTACTCTCAGGTGTTCTCCATGATTGGCCTGTTTTTCGTGGTCTGCCTGCCGCTGGTGCTGTTTATCAAGCGTGCCAAGGGCGGTGAAGCCATTGACCTAAATGCCGCTCACTAGCGGTGAGATGGTGAAATGGTGAGTGTCGTTCTGGCAACGCTTACTCAGCTTATAAAAGGCAGTCGTGCTTAGCGCGGCTGCCTTTTGCTTTTTCGGGAGAGTCTGTTGTCAAGGACAGTGGAGCTGCGCGCGTTAGAAAACTGCCTGTCGACTTGTGGGCAAGCGCTACTCGAAGGCTAGAAAGGCCTCCGGGCAACTCGGGAGGAGCTGCATGAATTGCAAAAATGCCTCCGAGTACTCGGGACAGGCTTTCCAAACTTCAAAAATGTTTCCCGAGTACTCGGCGTGGGCTTTTCGAATTATAAAAGGCCCTCCTGAGTACTCGGGGTGGGGTGCACGATTCGCGCAAGTACTCCCTGAGTACTCGGGCCCGGCTACCTGAAATCCGTAAGCCTCTCCCGAGTACTCGGGAGGCATTTTGATCTTATTGGAACGGCACTAAAACCCTGAGTCGACCTAAAAACGAAGCCCCGTCGTGCGTCACGACGGGGCTTTGCTATACGATTAGGAAAGAGCAAGCGCCGGGTTGACAACTCACCACTTCACTAGCTCACAATTTCACCACTATTGGTACTGAATGTAGAGAGGCTTTGGGGTAAGCTGGGTCAGGACCTCGGTGGGGGTCATGATGTGGTGGGGCTTGGGGCGGGCGTCGTACTCGTAGAACAGCTTGAAGCCGGTGTACTGCACGGGCTCGGTCTGGATGTAGTCGTGGTAGGAGTCCTTTTTCAGGGTCGGCTCGCCGTGGCCGTCCATGTGCATCACCACCTGCACGCGCGGGTCGAGCTTGATGTTTTTGTAGTTGGTTACCATTTTCCGGGTGAAGCGGTGCACCGTCAGAACCTTGGGCGGGAGCTTGTTTTCGCTCACGATGCGGGCCAGGAAGTTGATGGTAAAGTTGATGTCCTTGGCGTCGAGGGTACCAATTTTCTGGTTGGGACGCACGCCGGGCATGGTCGAGAGCGAGAATTCGGGGTCGATGCCGAGGTGAATGTCGGGCTGCTTGAGGTACTCAGTGAGTTTGGGCAGTTCGGCTTCCAGGGTGCTGTGGCCGGGCTGCACGTCCAGAAACAGGATGCAGTTATGCTCCCGGGCCCAGGAAATTACTTCCTCAATGGTGGCCTTGGAGTTCATCAGACGCCATTTGCCGTCCTTGCCGGGCGTGCCCTGGGCCGTGATGGTGACGTTGTGCAGGGCGGCCTGCACCGGAATGCTGGGGTCGGCGGCCTGCCATTCCTTCAGCACGCCTTCAAACTTGCGGAACATCTGCTCCTTGGGCTCCCGGCCCAGAATACCCATGCCTTTCGAGCGGATGTTGCCATAGAAAGCCACGATGCGCTTACCCGGCAGAATGGCGCCCGGCAGCTGCCCGCTTTTTCGTACGATGGAGTCGGCCTTGAGCGAGTCGCGCAGCATAGCCTGCTTTTTCAGGGCTGCGCTGTCGATTACAACGGGCTTGGTAGGCACTTCTGCGGTGGCCTTGGTGTCGGCTGTTTCCCCGTCGGAGCGGGTGCCGCAGCTGGCAAAAGCCAAAGTGAACATCAGGCCCAGGGCTGGTAGAAATGGGCGGGAAAAGCGGGTAGAAGAAGACGTGGGCGACACTGAAGCAAGGTAACGTTGAAGGCAAGACTGGTCAGCAAGTTACGGCTTTTTGCAGGGAACCCGCCCGAAAGAAATGCAGAATGCTCCACCAAGTCTACTTAGGCAGCAGCCCACAGACTATGCAAATAGCAGTTCCAGCGGGCCGAATAACGGATTAAGACGCGGGATAAACATATTTTTGAGTCTTCCTGCGGCAGGTGTAAATAGTCTTCATTTTCGTGCCGTCGGAATGAAATCTTTTAAAGGACATGGTGTTATGCAAAGGCAAATCAACCGTATCCTTCCAACGTGATTCTTAAGAAAGTTAACTTTCGTTTAGCTCGCCTGGCGTTTCTGCTATGGGCCGGTGTAAGCACGGCTTCCGGCCTGAGCTGCACCAAAGATGCCGCCACCCCGCAGGCCGCGGCTCCCGAAACAACCCCGGCCGCTGCCCCTCATTTGGTCAGCAGCACGCTGATCGGGGAATACTCGCCTGCCGTGCTGGCCGGGCGCGTCAAGGATATCCCGCTGGTAGGGCCCTGGTAAAGTACCCGATTCGGGTGTACCGGCTAACCTATACGACCCTCGACAACAGCGGCAAAAGCATCACGGCCTCCGGGGCCCTGCTGGTGCCGGTGAGCACCCAGGCCATGCCGCTGCTGAGCTACCAGCACGGCACCATCCGACCCGACGACGAAGGCCGTGCCCCTTCTTACTACACCACGAGCAGTGAGGTATACTCGGCCGTGTCAGTGCTGGCTTCCACGGGCTACATCGTGTCGGCTCCTGACTACATTGGCTACGGCGCTTCCAAAAACTTGCCGCACCCGTACGAGCACGCCGCTTCCCTGGCCTCGGCTTCCCTGGATATGCTGCGGGCCGCCCGCGAGTTTGCGGCCAAGGAAAAGGTGGCGCTCAACAGCAAAAACTTCCTGTTGGGTTACTCTGAAGGCGGTTACGCCACCCTGGCCCTGCACAAGCTGATTGAGGAAAAAGCCGCCACCGAGTTTACCGTCACGGCCAGTGCGCCCGGCGCGGGTGCCTACCACAAAACTGCCTTTGCCGACTACATCCTGAAGTCGAACGAGCCGCTGAACTTCCTGAGCACCTACGTGTGGGTGCTGGATACTTACAACCGCACCTATGGCCTGAACCGGCCCATCAACTACTACGTGAACGAGCCCTGGGCCACCCAGCTCCAAACCAACCTCTACGGCGAAGTGCCCAGCCGCGCCAGGAGCTGTTTACGGCCAAGTTCCGCCAGGGCATTCTGGAAAAAACTGACCAGCCGATGCTAGCCGCCTTCCGCGACAACGACATCTACGACTGGCAGCCAAAGGCTCCGCTGGCTTTGTTTCACGGCACCGCCGACGACTACGTGCCGTTCTTCAACTCCCAGGATGCCTACAACGCTATGAAAGCCCGTGGCGCCACCCAGGTTACGCTGCGGCCCATTGCAGGGGGCAACCACTTCTCCTCGGCGCCCAACTATACGCTGCAGGCCTTTGCCTTCATTTCGCAGTATTACTAAAGAGTCGTAAAGCGCCGCCCCTAACAAAACAGCGCCACTTCCCGGCTGGGAAGTGGCGCTGTTTTGTTAGGGGCGGCATTAGCGTTATTGCACGGTAGGTGTAGGAGTCAGGGCCTGCCGCGTCCAGGAACCAGCCAGGGCGGCCAATCCACCGACCAAACCGCTGAGCACGGCCGCCAGGATGACTACGGCCCAGCCGTTGCCGCCGAGCGGGAGCAGTTGAGCAACCCGGTCGGCCAGGATGCCTTCATTCTTGACGTTGAACCACACGGCCAGCATAAACCAGCCCATGCCCACTCCGTTGAAGCCCGCCATAAACGCCCGGCCGCCGGGCGCCGGTAGCAGGAAAGCGGCGGCAAAGCAAATGGGCGTGACAATCCACCAGGGAAGAAAAAATTGCGCTACGGCGCATACAACGAAGATTACTAGAAATAAACGCATACCAAGTAATGGTTAAAATGGTAAACAATTGGGGTAAGATAGAAGATATAAGTTACTTCTGCAGCGTCCAGGCGGCCTGCACCCGCGGGTGCTTTTCGTCGGCGGTGCGCAAAAAAACCAGCTCAGTGAGTTGCCCGGCGCTCCAGGTGTCAATCAGGTTCTCGTAGTAGGCTGAGCCCGGGTTGCCCGACTGCCCGCCGGGGTACACACCATACGCCTGCACCTGCGGGCCCAGGGC belongs to Hymenobacter cellulosilyticus and includes:
- a CDS encoding TolC family protein yields the protein MLSRPTFAAPLLALGLASVAGTAHAQGPIIADSLALDGTIRAVLDANPAITTLEEEVNAATSRVTQSRGGFLPQVTGTATYTRIDPVVKLQIAPDAPAFQFQPNNNYDAHITLQYGLLDFGKKDATYNLAESRRITAVDNINVTKRDLAYSAAQVYYNILFVRESIKVQDAQIASLRQHQREMEKRVEGGVSTKFDVTTTQVRITQAQNTRIDLENQLQNQQVQLARLLHKPEYTNVPVRGAFTYNPQAVDVNAALNQAVENRPEVKLARDAEQSANLNLKLIERSNMPVLGIGGQVGAKNGYQPELNKIRPNTVGVVQLNVPIYDGNRNKNQRVEALANIRGAQSRIQDTQEQIRADVRQAANNLQSSTARYENAQVQIAQATDALTRAKARYRYDVGTNLDVLDAETSLAQARLARLQAIYNYTLGQYQLKRATGEQIW
- a CDS encoding universal stress protein, with the translated sequence MTLSLIFCPIDFSVATASLVAYAATLAAGAKAELRLLHVLQPQPALATDSSDLALASQMAHHRAAAEQLGAHVTTSLLRGEAAPEIVAAARRHAADLIVIGAHGQTGLTRFLMGSTAEAVVRTAPCATLLVNAQSTGEFRKSA
- a CDS encoding HlyD family secretion protein is translated as MATPVQQDQATAPHQTSAPVYEPEEQEGRSKRPFIFIILALVLLVGGYFGYQRYQFGQAHEETDDAQVEGDVYPILPRVAGPVLEVKVEDNQPVKKGDVLAILDAADYQQRVNAAEAALAAAQANVTAARAGVGTASANVSTAQATIGVSDANRSRLEKDLKRSAFLRKEDIIPQSEYDAVQANLKSTSAQRATAQQQVQVARQQVAAAQQQVAVAQAVVKQRQADLDNAKLQLSYTTITAPANGVVSKKNVQPGQIVSPGQQLMGLVASEKTWVIANFKETQLENMKVNQPVTVEVDAYPNEEFVGHIESLSAATGARFALLPPDNASGNFVKVTQRVPVKIVLDKADPEHPLRAGMSVTATVKVK
- a CDS encoding MFS transporter, whose protein sequence is METGFTKWIIVITVVLCCLLELIDTSIVNVALTQMMGNLSATQQEVTWVIASYGIANVIVIPMTGFLAEQFGRRNYYFVSVVIFTLASIACGQSTNIWELVAFRFIQGIGGGALMATSQAILIDTFPPKQLPLGQALFGMGVIIGPTIGPTLGGYIVDNYDWPWIFYVNVPVGVMASIFTILFIRDPSGSRMPFRGRCGKLTGPAFFC
- a CDS encoding MFS transporter, which produces MREIDWAGIFLLILGVGSLQLVLEQGETEDWFESAYINSFTALAIIGMVGFVWRELTAAQPIVDLRVLGKSRNLAVGAVLSFVLGFGMFASVFIFPIFTQRILGFSAAQTGYILLPGALASGMMMPIIGKMLQAGVPQKYMIPVGFSIFFVFTFWMAKIISPTAGEEDFFWPLMVRGLGMGLIFLPITTMSLAGLKGKDAGQAAGLTGMIRQLGGSFGVAIVGTYLERSIAQNRISPLAHISLYDTNTVQRIQAFTANFMSRGFSFEQAQKQAYAALEGILMKQVSIITYSQVFSMIGLFFVVCLPLVLFIKRAKGGEAIDLNAAH
- a CDS encoding alpha/beta hydrolase family protein, with translation MYRLTYTTLDNSGKSITASGALLVPVSTQAMPLLSYQHGTIRPDDEGRAPSYYTTSSEVYSAVSVLASTGYIVSAPDYIGYGASKNLPHPYEHAASLASASLDMLRAAREFAAKEKVALNSKNFLLGYSEGGYATLALHKLIEEKAATEFTVTASAPGAGAYHKTAFADYILKSNEPLNFLSTYVWVLDTYNRTYGLNRPINYYVNEPWATQLQTNLYGEVPSRARSCLRPSSARAFWKKLTSRC
- a CDS encoding alpha/beta hydrolase family protein; the encoded protein is MLAAFRDNDIYDWQPKAPLALFHGTADDYVPFFNSQDAYNAMKARGATQVTLRPIAGGNHFSSAPNYTLQAFAFISQYY